The following coding sequences are from one Ruminococcus flavefaciens AE3010 window:
- a CDS encoding CdaR family protein — protein sequence MNTFNDNKKHGITETKNNATLLLIAIICAVAAWFIVAMTLYPSESKTINNIPLKVDIAGSSAAESGLSVTNCNVDKVSVSFDCSRTDYSRINAETLEAYVDFDNITTEGKKTLTIKVESTNGAELSNKKVYPETVEVELNKFEFKTITVKPRVDNVTLAEGKTFGDIKCEPEEITLKGPSAKLATIAECYAVSDKVLKNLETSYTGLNSERLEFVDADGNIVDSTFITSDPATVNISIPVLTQKTVPFKVVLTLPSNSNFDKDSLDFSITPSELTIASGSPNVSLSDDPLSIPIALSTLDIGFSKDFSIDNMLSAKNVINVSGNETVNVTLNDAGLASKEVTLLGANVGLLHVPSDGYSYSIVTEKLTVKLVGPADVINDITAADLDAEVNLLGEDTSRNPDQFRYDVFVSCKTHKNVWCTDAPKVNIVKTLKDSAAKQSTTSSSSSSGTN from the coding sequence ATGAATACATTCAATGATAACAAAAAACACGGCATCACAGAGACCAAAAACAATGCGACACTGCTGCTCATAGCTATAATATGCGCTGTTGCGGCATGGTTCATAGTTGCAATGACTCTGTATCCGTCGGAATCCAAGACTATAAACAATATCCCCCTCAAAGTGGATATAGCAGGCTCGTCTGCGGCAGAAAGCGGACTTTCCGTCACAAACTGCAACGTGGATAAGGTAAGCGTCAGCTTTGACTGCAGCCGTACCGATTACAGCCGCATAAACGCCGAGACCCTTGAAGCCTATGTTGACTTTGACAACATTACTACCGAGGGCAAAAAGACTCTTACCATTAAGGTCGAGTCTACCAACGGCGCGGAGCTGTCCAACAAAAAGGTATATCCCGAGACTGTTGAGGTGGAGCTCAATAAGTTTGAGTTCAAGACCATAACCGTAAAGCCGAGGGTAGATAATGTCACACTTGCAGAGGGCAAGACATTCGGCGATATAAAGTGCGAGCCCGAGGAGATCACCCTCAAGGGTCCGTCTGCAAAGCTTGCTACCATAGCCGAGTGCTATGCGGTCTCCGACAAGGTGCTCAAAAACCTTGAGACCAGCTATACAGGTCTTAACAGTGAAAGACTGGAGTTCGTTGATGCTGACGGAAATATCGTCGATTCCACGTTTATCACCTCGGATCCTGCTACCGTTAATATCAGCATACCCGTGCTTACGCAGAAAACCGTACCTTTCAAGGTAGTCCTGACTCTGCCGTCGAACTCCAACTTTGATAAGGACAGCCTTGATTTCAGTATCACCCCGTCTGAGCTTACGATCGCTTCGGGTTCTCCTAATGTAAGTCTCTCAGATGATCCGCTGTCCATACCTATAGCACTGAGTACTCTTGATATAGGCTTCTCAAAGGATTTCAGCATAGATAATATGCTGTCGGCAAAGAACGTCATAAATGTTTCGGGCAACGAGACTGTTAACGTTACCCTCAATGATGCGGGACTTGCGTCCAAGGAGGTTACTCTGCTTGGTGCAAACGTGGGACTGCTCCATGTGCCAAGCGACGGATATTCGTATTCAATAGTCACCGAGAAGCTTACGGTCAAGCTGGTTGGTCCTGCCGATGTTATAAATGACATCACTGCGGCAGACCTTGACGCGGAAGTCAACCTGCTTGGTGAGGACACCTCCAGAAATCCCGACCAGTTCAGATATGATGTCTTTGTATCGTGCAAGACCCATAAAAACGTATGGTGTACGGACGCTCCAAAGGTAAATATAGTGAAAACTCTCAAGGACAGCGCTGCAAAGCAGTCGACCACCTCGAGCAGTTCGTCATCAGGTACAAATTAA